The following proteins are encoded in a genomic region of Terriglobales bacterium:
- a CDS encoding beta-L-arabinofuranosidase domain-containing protein — translation MLLRDRNTSRRQFLKLSAVAAGGAFCTPFVSAWSAPTQVSLAPPLSVFDYSQVQLLEGLFRRQFDHNHQVFLNLDEDALLKPFRQRAGLPAPGPDMGGWYDNSSDFDPKKNFHGFIPGHSFGQYLSALARAHAVTRSKATREKVHRLVLAYAETVDLAGKFYVDYHLPAYTFDKICCGLIDAHEFAGDPQALKVLARSTDAVLWHLPEKALSRDEQKARPHKDNAYTWDESYTLPENFFLAYQRSGSERYRDLAIRFLHKDYFDPLAEGQNVLPGKHAYSHVNALSSAMQAYLVLNDGKYLRAAANGLRMVQEQSYATGGWGPNESFFTPGKGKLAASLGATHSSFETPCGAYGHLKITRYLLRVTRDSRYGDSMEQVLYNTIAGAKPILPDGTSFYYSDYNNDGKKVYHKDKWPCCSGTFPQLTADYGISSYYRAQDGIYVNLFIPSRITWSQHKTRCLLELKTDYPKTNTVQMELKLARPERFTVYLRIPEWAGPRTRLSVNGRRVENEIVPGKFLALQRHWKNGDRVEFEMDMPLRLQAVDSENPNLVALLRGPLALFAVGDLPGQITREQLLSATAASQSSDDWVVKADTGSLILRPFAAIGDESYRLYQNVE, via the coding sequence ATGTTGCTTCGCGATAGGAATACATCCCGGCGGCAGTTTCTGAAACTGAGCGCGGTGGCGGCTGGCGGAGCGTTCTGCACACCGTTTGTTTCTGCGTGGAGTGCTCCAACTCAGGTTTCTCTCGCCCCGCCGCTCTCCGTATTTGACTATTCCCAGGTTCAGTTGCTCGAAGGTCTATTCCGCCGGCAATTCGATCATAATCACCAGGTCTTCTTAAATTTGGACGAGGACGCCCTGCTGAAACCCTTCCGCCAGCGTGCGGGACTGCCTGCTCCCGGTCCGGACATGGGCGGATGGTATGACAATTCGAGCGACTTCGATCCCAAAAAGAACTTTCATGGCTTTATTCCCGGCCACAGCTTTGGACAGTACCTCTCCGCTCTGGCCAGGGCACACGCGGTGACACGCTCCAAGGCTACCCGGGAGAAAGTACATCGCCTGGTTCTCGCCTACGCCGAGACCGTTGATCTGGCAGGCAAATTTTATGTGGATTATCATCTGCCGGCCTACACATTCGACAAAATATGCTGCGGCCTTATAGATGCCCACGAGTTTGCTGGGGACCCGCAGGCGCTTAAGGTACTGGCACGCAGCACCGACGCAGTGCTGTGGCATCTTCCTGAGAAGGCTCTCAGTCGAGACGAGCAGAAAGCCAGGCCGCATAAGGACAACGCCTACACATGGGATGAAAGCTATACGCTGCCCGAAAACTTCTTTCTTGCTTACCAGCGTAGCGGAAGCGAGCGCTATCGTGATCTGGCAATCCGCTTTCTTCACAAGGATTACTTCGATCCGCTCGCGGAAGGCCAAAATGTTCTTCCCGGCAAGCATGCTTACAGTCACGTCAACGCATTGAGCTCCGCCATGCAGGCCTACCTGGTTTTGAACGATGGGAAATATCTTCGCGCGGCGGCCAACGGTTTGCGTATGGTACAGGAACAAAGCTACGCCACCGGAGGCTGGGGGCCGAACGAGAGTTTCTTCACACCAGGCAAAGGCAAGCTGGCGGCAAGCCTGGGGGCTACACACTCGAGCTTCGAAACGCCCTGCGGCGCCTACGGCCATCTTAAGATCACGCGTTATTTGTTGCGGGTCACGCGCGACTCGCGTTACGGCGACAGCATGGAGCAGGTGCTTTACAACACCATCGCCGGCGCCAAACCTATCCTTCCTGACGGCACCAGCTTTTACTATTCCGATTACAACAACGACGGCAAGAAGGTCTACCACAAGGACAAATGGCCTTGCTGTTCGGGAACATTTCCGCAATTGACGGCCGATTACGGCATCAGTTCGTACTACCGGGCGCAGGATGGCATCTACGTGAATCTCTTCATTCCTTCCCGGATCACCTGGTCGCAGCACAAAACGCGCTGCTTACTGGAACTGAAAACCGATTATCCCAAAACCAATACCGTACAGATGGAATTGAAGCTGGCTCGCCCGGAAAGGTTCACCGTATATCTGCGCATCCCGGAGTGGGCTGGCCCGAGGACGAGGCTCTCCGTGAACGGCCGCCGTGTTGAAAACGAGATTGTGCCGGGAAAGTTTCTTGCTCTGCAGCGCCATTGGAAGAATGGCGATCGCGTCGAGTTTGAAATGGATATGCCGCTGCGCTTGCAGGCCGTCGATAGCGAGAACCCCAACCTGGTCGCATTATTGAGAGGCCCGCTTGCGCTTTTTGCGGTGGGTGATCTTCCCGGTCAGATAACGCGTGAGCAATTGCTCAGCGCCACCGCCGCGTCGCAGTCCTCCGATGATTGGGTTGTAAAGGCAGACACAGGCAGCCTTATACTCCGCCCATTCGCAGCAATTGGAGACGAGAGCTATCGCCTGTACCAGAATGTGGAGTAG
- a CDS encoding aldose epimerase family protein, with protein sequence MSLVGAGFKLTVFCILLVSLVAQAKTVITKQSFNQLDDGTPVEIYTLRSGKIEARITTYGGIIVSLRVPDRKGNPDDVVLGYDSLSQYVAKNPYFGAIIGRYGNRIAHGSFTLDGKTYSVSKNDGGNSLHGGTRGFDKVVWKAKPIKDGIELTYVSKDGDQGYPGTLTATVRYTLSEDALHIEYFATTDKATVVNLTNHSYFNLAGQGKDTILQHQLKINASHFTPVDSTLIPTGELKSVEGTPFDFRTSTAIGQSIDAADDQLVKGKGYDHNWVLDKTPGKFNEAAELYEPVTGRVLQVLTTELGLQFYSGNFLNGTITGKQGRVYPKRSGLCLETQHFPDSPNHPNFPSTELKPGERYHTVTVLKFSTRSEPGSK encoded by the coding sequence ATGTCTCTGGTAGGCGCGGGTTTCAAGCTTACGGTTTTTTGCATCTTGCTCGTGTCATTGGTTGCACAAGCGAAGACGGTGATCACCAAACAATCCTTCAATCAACTTGACGACGGCACGCCGGTGGAGATTTACACCCTCCGCAGTGGCAAGATCGAAGCGCGCATCACCACCTATGGCGGAATTATCGTCTCTCTTCGTGTACCCGATCGTAAGGGAAATCCCGACGACGTTGTGCTCGGTTACGATTCGCTGAGTCAGTATGTAGCCAAGAATCCTTACTTTGGGGCGATCATCGGCCGGTACGGGAACCGCATTGCCCATGGCAGCTTCACCCTGGATGGCAAGACTTACTCCGTGTCCAAGAATGACGGGGGAAACTCGCTTCATGGCGGCACGCGCGGCTTTGACAAGGTGGTATGGAAGGCAAAGCCAATCAAGGATGGAATTGAGCTCACCTATGTGAGCAAAGACGGAGACCAGGGATATCCGGGGACCCTCACCGCCACCGTCCGCTACACTTTGAGCGAAGACGCGTTACACATCGAGTATTTCGCTACCACGGATAAAGCTACTGTGGTGAATCTGACGAACCACTCTTATTTCAATCTTGCCGGTCAGGGCAAGGATACGATTCTGCAGCACCAGCTCAAGATCAATGCCTCTCACTTTACACCGGTGGATTCCACTCTTATTCCCACCGGAGAGTTGAAGTCCGTTGAAGGCACGCCTTTTGACTTTCGAACATCAACTGCAATTGGTCAGAGTATTGACGCGGCTGATGATCAACTTGTGAAGGGCAAGGGCTACGATCACAACTGGGTGCTCGATAAAACTCCGGGTAAGTTCAACGAGGCCGCCGAACTCTACGAGCCCGTTACCGGTCGCGTGTTGCAGGTGCTCACCACCGAACTCGGACTGCAATTTTATTCCGGCAACTTCCTTAATGGAACCATCACCGGCAAACAGGGCCGTGTCTATCCGAAACGGTCTGGGTTGTGCCTGGAAACGCAGCACTTTCCCGACTCTCCAAACCATCCCAACTTTCCCTCGACGGAACTGAAGCCCGGAGAGCGCTATCATACGGTTACTGTACTCAAGTTCAGCACGCGTTCAGAGCCAGGCAGCAAGTAA